In the Desulfuromonadaceae bacterium genome, one interval contains:
- a CDS encoding TIGR00282 family metallophosphoesterase, translating to MKLLFVGDVVGRCGRHALTTQLDRLIDHHLIDLVVINGENAAAGFGMTVDVARELLKMSVDVVTSGNHIWDKRDIYPLLDSEPKLLRPANYPAGVPGRGAGIFHTNGGTAVGVLNLEGRVFMSPLDNPFLVADQLIAELRETTPIILVDFHAEATSEKVALGFYLAGRVSAVVGTHTHVQTADERVLTGGTAYITDVGMTGSRDSIIGIRKELATERFLTQLPTRFEVAKKDPMINAVVIDIDEQNGRATTIMRINELVENN from the coding sequence ATGAAATTACTCTTTGTCGGGGATGTGGTGGGTCGTTGTGGTCGACATGCGCTGACAACTCAGCTTGATCGTTTGATTGATCACCATCTGATCGATCTGGTGGTGATCAATGGCGAAAATGCCGCTGCCGGTTTCGGTATGACCGTCGATGTCGCACGTGAATTGCTCAAGATGAGTGTCGACGTGGTTACCTCCGGTAATCATATCTGGGATAAACGGGATATTTATCCGCTTTTGGACAGTGAGCCGAAACTGCTCCGCCCAGCCAACTATCCTGCCGGGGTTCCGGGGCGTGGCGCCGGTATTTTTCACACCAACGGCGGGACGGCGGTCGGCGTGCTTAACCTTGAGGGGCGAGTGTTTATGAGCCCGCTCGATAACCCCTTTCTGGTTGCCGACCAGCTGATTGCCGAGCTGCGTGAAACGACACCGATTATTCTGGTCGATTTTCATGCTGAAGCAACCAGCGAAAAAGTGGCACTCGGTTTTTATCTCGCTGGGCGGGTCTCTGCCGTAGTCGGTACCCATACCCATGTCCAGACCGCTGATGAACGGGTTCTGACCGGTGGCACCGCATATATTACCGATGTCGGCATGACCGGCAGTCGTGATTCGATCATCGGCATACGCAAGGAGCTGGCGACGGAGCGTTTTCTCACCCAGTTGCCGACGCGTTTTGAAGTCGCCAAGAAAGATCCGATGATCAATGCGGTGGTGATCGATATTGATGAACAGAACGGTCGTGCAACCACGATCATGCGGATTAACGAACTGGTCGAAAATAACTGA
- the rny gene encoding ribonuclease Y encodes MKIELIHIILATVAALGAGVFVGMLLRRKVGEGKLASAEELAVKTVEDAKKEADTIRKEAVIQAKDAVLEGKAEWEKEARELRREIQLQEKRVVQKEEQLDRKLAQADEREEQLSQQEKEFFAKEAAVQKRESEVNLLIAERQHELERVSGMSAEEAKQELLASIESEARHDSAKLIKQIEDEARETADKKSKEILSLAIQRYAGDYVAEKTVSVVPLPADEMKGRIIGREGRNIRAIEAATGIDLIIDDTPEAVIISGFNPVRREVARLSLERLIADGRIHPTRIEEVVAKAQQDVDEAIREAGEQATFDVGVHGIHPEILKLIGCLRYRTSYGQNALQHSLEVAFLCGILASEVGVNVKQAKRAGLLHDIGKAVDHEIEGSHAVIGADLARKYGETPKIVHAIGAHHEDEKPETIMAVLVQAADALSGARPGARREMLETYVKRLRDLERIGTSFDGVTSCYAIQAGREIRIMVASDRISDAQAHVLAKDIARKVEDEMTYPGQIKVNVVRETRATEYAK; translated from the coding sequence GTGAAAATCGAACTGATTCATATCATTCTGGCAACGGTTGCCGCACTCGGCGCAGGTGTTTTTGTCGGGATGTTGTTGCGCCGCAAGGTTGGTGAAGGGAAGTTGGCCAGTGCCGAAGAGCTGGCCGTCAAGACTGTCGAAGATGCCAAAAAAGAAGCCGATACCATCCGTAAAGAGGCAGTCATTCAGGCCAAGGATGCTGTTCTGGAAGGGAAGGCCGAATGGGAAAAAGAAGCACGGGAGCTACGCCGTGAAATTCAGTTACAAGAAAAACGCGTGGTACAGAAAGAGGAACAGCTTGATCGCAAGCTAGCACAGGCCGATGAGCGGGAAGAACAGCTCAGTCAGCAGGAAAAGGAGTTTTTTGCCAAAGAAGCTGCTGTTCAGAAACGTGAAAGCGAGGTTAATTTGTTGATCGCCGAACGGCAGCATGAACTGGAAAGAGTCAGTGGCATGAGTGCCGAAGAAGCGAAGCAAGAGCTGCTTGCATCGATCGAGAGTGAAGCCCGGCACGATTCTGCCAAACTGATCAAACAGATTGAGGATGAAGCTCGCGAGACTGCTGACAAAAAATCAAAAGAGATTCTCTCCCTGGCCATCCAGCGCTATGCCGGTGATTATGTGGCCGAGAAGACGGTGAGCGTGGTGCCGCTCCCTGCCGACGAAATGAAAGGGCGGATCATCGGGCGCGAAGGACGAAATATTCGCGCCATTGAGGCCGCGACCGGCATCGACCTGATCATCGACGATACGCCGGAGGCGGTGATTATTTCCGGATTCAACCCGGTACGGCGGGAAGTTGCCCGTCTGTCGCTGGAGCGTTTGATCGCTGATGGACGGATTCATCCAACGCGGATTGAAGAGGTGGTCGCCAAGGCACAGCAGGACGTTGATGAAGCGATCCGCGAGGCGGGGGAGCAGGCGACCTTTGATGTCGGTGTACATGGCATTCATCCGGAAATACTTAAACTGATCGGGTGCCTGCGCTACCGAACGTCTTACGGGCAGAACGCGTTGCAGCATTCCCTCGAAGTTGCCTTCCTGTGTGGTATTCTGGCCTCCGAAGTTGGCGTTAACGTAAAACAGGCAAAACGGGCCGGGTTGCTGCACGATATCGGCAAAGCTGTTGACCATGAGATTGAAGGTTCGCACGCGGTTATCGGTGCCGATCTGGCGCGCAAATACGGTGAGACTCCGAAGATTGTTCATGCCATCGGCGCTCACCATGAAGATGAAAAACCCGAGACGATCATGGCGGTGCTGGTCCAGGCCGCAGATGCCCTTTCCGGGGCGCGTCCGGGCGCACGCCGGGAGATGTTGGAAACCTACGTCAAGCGCTTGCGCGATCTGGAGCGGATCGGTACATCGTTCGACGGCGTTACCAGCTGCTACGCGATTCAGGCCGGTCGCGAGATACGGATCATGGTTGCCAGCGACAGAATTTCCGATGCCCAGGCCCATGTGCTGGCCAAAGATATTGCCCGCAAGGTGGAGGATGAAATGACTTATCCCGGACAGATCAAGGTTAATGTCGTGCGCGAAACGCGGGCAACGGAATATGCCAAATAA
- a CDS encoding 5-formyltetrahydrofolate cyclo-ligase codes for MPKISVRQRQLARREALSPEECDRASRLIVRRLTQLPEYLAARTVALYSPIRNEVDISELLPAALGAAKRVVFPRVRDAEIDFLVVTSLAQLYPGRFGVAEPLAGEVVAVAQIDLLVVPGVAFDGNGHRLGYGKGYYDRVLARLKKQTAVGVAYRVQLVDALSAEEHDQRLNVLVTEETIQRFPD; via the coding sequence GTGCCGAAAATATCTGTTCGCCAACGGCAACTGGCACGGCGTGAGGCGTTATCGCCTGAAGAATGCGATCGCGCCAGCCGGTTGATTGTCCGGCGTTTGACGCAACTGCCCGAATACCTGGCGGCGCGTACCGTCGCGTTGTACAGCCCGATTCGTAATGAGGTTGACATCTCAGAACTGTTGCCCGCAGCACTCGGCGCCGCGAAGCGAGTCGTTTTCCCCCGTGTTCGTGATGCCGAAATTGATTTTCTTGTCGTGACCTCTCTGGCGCAGTTGTATCCGGGACGCTTCGGTGTCGCGGAACCACTCGCCGGTGAGGTTGTCGCGGTTGCACAGATCGATTTGCTGGTGGTTCCCGGTGTTGCATTCGATGGTAACGGTCACCGGCTTGGTTATGGTAAGGGCTATTATGATCGGGTCCTGGCCCGGTTGAAGAAACAGACAGCAGTCGGTGTTGCTTATCGGGTGCAACTGGTTGATGCGCTGTCGGCCGAGGAACATGATCAGCGTCTCAATGTGCTGGTTACCGAGGAAACCATTCAACGTTTCCCGGATTAA
- a CDS encoding cell division protein ZapA gives MKHAVQVTICGQQFTLRSDASPAEAQRVAAFVNERIELARVHSSVDSLRTVILALFNVSGSYLRLRDSGACLDGETEQRLTALVEQMEEASRVAAPAEPGLFDS, from the coding sequence GTGAAGCACGCCGTGCAGGTCACGATTTGCGGGCAACAGTTTACGCTCCGGAGCGATGCTTCTCCTGCCGAGGCCCAGCGTGTTGCCGCGTTTGTCAATGAACGCATCGAACTTGCCCGGGTGCATAGTTCTGTAGATTCATTACGGACCGTGATTCTGGCGTTGTTTAATGTGTCCGGGAGCTATTTGCGACTGCGTGATTCTGGCGCATGTCTGGATGGCGAAACTGAACAGCGCCTGACGGCGCTGGTGGAGCAAATGGAAGAGGCGAGCAGGGTTGCGGCTCCGGCGGAACCGGGACTCTTCGACAGCTGA